In the genome of bacterium, one region contains:
- a CDS encoding type II toxin-antitoxin system MqsA family antitoxin yields the protein MEAQKCPICGAGKLKKKNGTETFEYKGETVTIPNYVTYACAECGEAIVDNTTLKESGKKLKDFQREVDGLLTGQQIKAIRMKLGLTQEQLADIVGGGLKSLARYESGQVCQSKGMDNLLRILDAYPHTLKVIQKSGKKAEYSAKVIYIGDAKAKKDYQSGDGDAGYFSDSKEAAYGL from the coding sequence ATGGAAGCGCAGAAATGTCCTATCTGTGGCGCCGGCAAGCTGAAGAAGAAAAACGGGACGGAAACCTTTGAATACAAAGGGGAGACCGTAACGATTCCGAATTACGTTACCTATGCGTGCGCCGAATGCGGAGAGGCAATCGTTGATAATACGACCCTGAAAGAGTCCGGTAAAAAATTGAAAGATTTTCAGCGTGAGGTTGACGGTCTTCTAACCGGACAGCAGATCAAGGCTATTCGTATGAAGTTGGGCCTTACGCAGGAACAGTTGGCCGATATCGTCGGCGGTGGGTTGAAAAGTTTGGCGCGTTATGAATCCGGGCAGGTATGCCAGAGCAAGGGGATGGATAACCTGCTTCGCATTCTGGATGCGTATCCGCATACGCTGAAAGTCATTCAGAAAAGCGGTAAAAAGGCAGAATATTCTGCAAAAGTCATCTATATTGGGGATGCAAAAGCAAAAAAGGACTATCAGTCCGGAGACGGAGATGCAGGCTATTTTTCGGATTCAAAGGAGGCGGCGTATGGATTATAA
- a CDS encoding type II toxin-antitoxin system MqsR family toxin, producing MIQKVKEKRTPHYVLSKIKAFFTCKRTRYITDLAHKGAAAMGYMDDDDIQTVIGRLCSEHFYKSMTAYHDHKIWQDVYKFQDGDKGLYIKLQLSVDEGKTILIQMKRDEGRDE from the coding sequence ATGATACAAAAAGTTAAGGAAAAGCGTACACCTCATTACGTGCTCAGCAAAATAAAGGCTTTTTTTACTTGCAAAAGGACTCGATATATAACGGATCTTGCTCACAAAGGGGCTGCGGCCATGGGTTACATGGACGATGACGACATCCAAACCGTCATCGGCCGGCTATGTTCAGAACACTTTTACAAATCCATGACAGCATATCATGATCACAAAATCTGGCAGGATGTTTACAAATTCCAGGACGGCGATAAGGGCTTATATATCAAGCTGCAATTGTCCGTTGATGAGGGAAAGACGATCTTAATCCAGATGAAAAGAGACGAAGGGAGAGATGAGTAG